The following proteins are encoded in a genomic region of Sphingopyxis sp. YF1:
- the fusA gene encoding elongation factor G gives MARSHPLERYRNFGIMAHIDAGKTTTTERILFYTGKSYKIGEVHDGAATMDWMEQEQERGITITSAATTCLWKADEGKGPEHRLNIIDTPGHVDFTIEVERSLRVLDGAITAFDGVAGVEPQSETVWRQADKYKVPRMCYVNKLDRTGANFYYCVQTIIDRLGATPAVLYLPIGAESDFVGLVDLVNERAIIWKDESLGAEFFYEEIPADMKDKAAEYREKLVELAVEQDDAAMEAYLEGTLPSVPELKALIRKGTLAQAFVPVLCGSSFKNKGVQALLDAVVDYLPSPLDIPDVQGINPANDEPDTRATSDSAPLSLLAFKIMNDPFVGSLTFARIYSGTLTKGTYLNSVKDKKEKIGRMLLMHANSREDIDEAYAGDIVALAGLKETTTGDTLCATNAPIILERMEFPEPVIELSVEPKTKADQEKMGIALNRLAAEDPSFRVSTDHESGQTIIKGMGELHLDILVDRMKREFKVEANVGAPQVAYRESLAKPVDIDYTHKKQSGGSGQFGRVKVSVAPGERGSGITFIDEIKGGNIPREYIPSVEKGMRESAENGHMIGFPIIDFEIRLTDGAYHDVDSSALAFEIAGRAAMREVAAKAGIKLLEPVMKVEVVTPEEFMGDVIGDLNSRRGQIQGTDSRGNAQVVEAMVPLANMFGYVNQLRSFTQGRAQYSMQFSHYEEVPTNVAEEVKAKMA, from the coding sequence ATGGCACGCAGCCATCCGCTCGAACGCTATCGCAATTTCGGTATCATGGCGCACATCGACGCCGGCAAGACCACGACGACCGAGCGCATCCTTTTCTACACCGGCAAGTCCTACAAGATCGGCGAAGTCCATGACGGCGCCGCGACGATGGACTGGATGGAGCAGGAACAGGAGCGCGGCATCACGATCACGTCGGCCGCGACGACCTGCCTGTGGAAGGCCGATGAGGGCAAGGGTCCCGAACACCGCCTGAACATCATCGATACCCCCGGACACGTCGACTTCACGATCGAGGTCGAGCGCAGCCTCCGCGTCCTCGACGGCGCGATCACCGCGTTCGACGGCGTGGCGGGCGTGGAGCCGCAGTCGGAAACCGTGTGGCGCCAGGCGGACAAGTACAAGGTTCCGCGGATGTGCTACGTCAACAAGCTCGACCGCACTGGCGCCAATTTCTATTATTGCGTCCAGACGATCATCGATCGTCTCGGAGCGACCCCGGCCGTCCTCTATCTCCCCATCGGGGCGGAATCGGACTTCGTGGGCCTCGTCGACCTCGTCAACGAGCGCGCGATCATCTGGAAGGATGAGAGCCTCGGCGCGGAATTCTTCTACGAAGAGATTCCGGCGGACATGAAGGACAAGGCCGCCGAATATCGCGAAAAGCTTGTCGAGCTCGCCGTCGAGCAGGACGATGCCGCGATGGAGGCCTATCTCGAAGGCACGCTGCCCAGCGTTCCCGAACTGAAGGCGCTGATCCGCAAGGGCACGCTCGCGCAGGCGTTCGTCCCCGTGCTGTGCGGCTCGTCGTTCAAGAACAAGGGCGTCCAGGCGCTGCTCGACGCGGTCGTCGACTATCTGCCCTCGCCGCTCGACATTCCCGACGTTCAGGGCATCAACCCGGCGAACGACGAACCCGACACGCGTGCGACGTCGGATTCGGCGCCGCTCTCGCTGCTCGCGTTCAAGATCATGAACGACCCGTTCGTCGGTTCGCTCACCTTCGCCCGCATCTATTCGGGTACGCTGACCAAGGGTACCTATCTGAACTCGGTCAAGGACAAGAAGGAAAAGATCGGCCGCATGCTGCTGATGCATGCGAACAGCCGCGAGGACATCGACGAGGCCTATGCAGGCGACATCGTCGCGCTCGCGGGCCTCAAGGAAACCACCACCGGGGACACGCTCTGCGCCACCAACGCGCCGATCATCCTCGAGCGGATGGAATTCCCCGAGCCGGTTATCGAGCTGTCGGTCGAACCCAAGACCAAGGCCGACCAGGAAAAGATGGGCATCGCGCTCAACCGCCTCGCGGCCGAGGATCCCTCGTTCCGCGTGTCGACCGACCATGAATCGGGCCAGACGATCATCAAGGGCATGGGCGAGCTTCACCTCGACATTCTCGTCGATCGCATGAAGCGCGAGTTCAAGGTCGAGGCGAACGTCGGCGCGCCGCAGGTGGCGTACCGCGAATCGCTCGCGAAGCCGGTCGACATCGACTACACCCACAAGAAGCAGTCGGGCGGCTCGGGCCAGTTCGGCCGCGTCAAGGTCAGCGTCGCCCCCGGCGAGCGCGGCTCGGGCATCACCTTCATCGACGAGATCAAGGGCGGTAACATTCCGCGCGAATATATCCCGTCGGTCGAAAAGGGCATGCGCGAGAGCGCCGAGAACGGCCACATGATCGGCTTCCCGATCATCGACTTCGAAATCCGTCTGACCGACGGTGCGTACCACGACGTCGACTCGTCGGCGCTGGCGTTCGAAATCGCGGGCCGTGCGGCGATGCGCGAAGTGGCGGCGAAGGCCGGCATCAAGCTGCTTGAGCCGGTGATGAAGGTCGAGGTCGTGACTCCCGAGGAGTTCATGGGCGACGTGATCGGCGATCTCAACAGCCGCCGCGGACAGATCCAGGGCACCGACAGCCGCGGCAATGCCCAGGTCGTCGAGGCGATGGTGCCGCTGGCGAACATGTTCGGTTACGTCAACCAGCTGCGCTCGTTCACGCAGGGCCGCGCGCAATACTCGATGCAATTCTCGCATTATGAGGAAGTGCCGACCAACGTGGCGGAAGAAGTGAAGGCCAAGATGGCCTGA
- the rpsG gene encoding 30S ribosomal protein S7 — translation MARRRRPERREILPDPRFGDVVLSKFMNSVMLDGKKSVAESIVYGALESVEARAKKEPLGVFHEALANIRPNIEVRSRRVGGATYQVPVEVRPDRAQALAIRWLITAARNRSETTMAARLSGELLDASNNRGNAVKKREDTHRMAEANRAFSHYRW, via the coding sequence ATGGCTCGTCGTCGTCGTCCTGAACGCCGCGAAATCCTGCCCGATCCCCGTTTCGGGGATGTCGTGCTGTCGAAGTTCATGAACAGCGTCATGCTGGACGGGAAGAAATCCGTCGCCGAAAGCATCGTCTATGGTGCGCTCGAATCGGTCGAAGCCCGTGCCAAGAAGGAACCGCTCGGCGTGTTCCACGAAGCGCTGGCGAACATCCGCCCGAACATCGAAGTGCGCAGCCGCCGCGTCGGCGGTGCGACCTACCAGGTCCCCGTCGAAGTCCGTCCGGACCGTGCGCAGGCGCTCGCGATCCGCTGGCTGATCACCGCTGCGCGCAACCGCAGCGAGACCACGATGGCCGCGCGTCTGTCGGGCGAACTGCTCGACGCGTCGAACAACCGCGGCAACGCGGTCAAGAAGCGCGAAGACACGCACCGCATGGCCGAAGCGAACCGCGCTTTCAGCCACTACCGCTGGTAA
- the rpsL gene encoding 30S ribosomal protein S12, which produces MPTINQLVRKGRTPQKVKSKVPAMDANPQKRGVCTRVYTTTPKKPNSALRKVAKVRLTNSREVITYIPGEGHNLQEHSVVLIRGGRVRDLPGVRYHVLRGVLDTQGVKDRKQSRSKYGAKRPK; this is translated from the coding sequence ATGCCCACGATCAACCAGCTGGTCCGCAAGGGCCGGACTCCCCAGAAGGTGAAGTCCAAGGTCCCGGCGATGGACGCAAACCCGCAGAAGCGCGGCGTTTGCACCCGTGTCTACACGACGACCCCGAAAAAGCCGAACTCGGCGCTCCGCAAGGTTGCGAAGGTCCGCCTGACCAACAGCCGCGAAGTCATCACCTACATCCCCGGCGAAGGCCACAACCTCCAGGAACACAGCGTCGTGCTGATCCGCGGCGGCCGTGTGCGCGACCTTCCCGGTGTGCGTTACCACGTCCTGCGCGGCGTGCTCGATACGCAGGGTGTGAAGGACCGCAAGCAGAGCCGTTCGAAGTACGGCGCGAAGCGTCCGAAGTAA
- a CDS encoding DNA-deoxyinosine glycosylase, whose protein sequence is MLRRAAQAIGSGMPPVRHASFAPHVDADTRLLILGSLPGARSLAEQRYYAHPTNQFWRLLGAVIDRPLADMSYDDRLAALRKAKIGLWDVIRSAERRSSSDGEIRGVEAHDLAALVETLPELRMIAFNGGKAAAIGRKQLPPLGASAVVDLPSSSAANTIGYAAKLPLWQHLRTALAN, encoded by the coding sequence TTGTTGCGCCGTGCCGCGCAGGCTATCGGTTCGGGCATGCCGCCCGTCCGCCACGCCAGTTTCGCACCGCACGTCGACGCCGACACGCGGCTGCTCATCCTCGGCAGCCTGCCCGGCGCCAGATCGCTTGCCGAACAACGCTATTATGCGCATCCGACGAACCAGTTCTGGCGGCTGCTGGGGGCGGTAATCGACCGGCCGCTGGCAGACATGTCCTATGATGACCGCCTCGCCGCACTGCGCAAGGCGAAGATCGGGCTGTGGGACGTGATCCGCAGCGCCGAGCGGCGGTCGAGCAGCGACGGCGAGATTCGCGGAGTCGAGGCGCATGATCTGGCAGCGCTGGTCGAGACATTGCCCGAGTTGCGGATGATCGCGTTCAACGGCGGCAAGGCCGCGGCGATCGGGCGGAAGCAATTGCCGCCGCTCGGCGCCAGCGCGGTAGTCGACCTGCCGTCGAGCAGCGCTGCGAACACGATCGGCTATGCCGCCAAACTCCCGTTGTGGCAGCATCTGCGCACGGCGCTGGCAAACTGA
- a CDS encoding amidohydrolase family protein, with protein MKPTTFLPLLLLGTMLVAPAVAQTARTVIHVGHLIAEPGKPARGASTIVVEGGKIIAIADGHQPADAGATLIDLGDKYVLPGLIDSHVHLTSDAGGLAGQLEDVTLSPAAQAFNAEVNGMKTLRAGFTTVRNLGDGDGATLALRDAILAGKVQGPRIVDAAASISGSAGHMDGSLGYRDELHPFFAGAGNTCNGADDCRRAVRRQIGRGADVIKFASTGGVNSRIGAGLGRQMFDDEAQAIVDTAHMFGKKVAVHAHGADGIRLALQAGADSIEHGTILDDATIAAWAKSKTYYVPTLSTVNGYKERIAANANAYEPDVLAKIQWRIGITGKSLEALVPRGVRIAFGTDAGVSKHGRNGDEFELMVRHGMTPVEALKAATVNAADLLGLSDQIGMIAPGKSADIIAVASDPLADVTVLKKVDFVMARGEVVD; from the coding sequence ATGAAACCGACGACTTTCCTCCCGCTTCTTCTTCTCGGCACCATGCTTGTGGCACCCGCAGTCGCGCAGACCGCGCGCACCGTCATCCATGTCGGCCATCTGATCGCCGAGCCCGGCAAGCCTGCTCGCGGTGCCTCGACGATCGTCGTCGAGGGCGGAAAGATCATCGCGATCGCCGACGGGCACCAGCCGGCCGATGCCGGCGCGACGCTGATCGACCTTGGCGACAAATATGTCCTTCCCGGGCTGATCGACAGCCACGTCCACCTGACCAGCGACGCGGGCGGCCTCGCCGGCCAGCTCGAGGATGTGACGCTGAGCCCCGCGGCGCAGGCCTTCAATGCCGAGGTCAACGGGATGAAGACGCTGCGCGCGGGTTTCACCACGGTGCGTAACCTCGGCGACGGCGACGGCGCGACACTGGCGCTGCGCGACGCGATCCTCGCCGGCAAGGTGCAGGGCCCGCGCATCGTCGATGCCGCGGCCAGCATTTCGGGTAGCGCGGGGCATATGGACGGCTCGCTTGGCTATCGCGACGAACTCCATCCCTTTTTCGCGGGCGCTGGCAACACCTGCAACGGCGCCGACGACTGCCGTCGCGCGGTGCGCCGCCAGATCGGGCGCGGCGCCGACGTGATCAAATTCGCCTCGACGGGAGGCGTGAACAGCCGCATCGGTGCCGGACTAGGTCGCCAGATGTTCGACGACGAGGCGCAGGCGATCGTCGATACCGCGCATATGTTCGGCAAGAAGGTCGCGGTACACGCGCATGGCGCCGACGGCATCCGCCTAGCGCTGCAGGCTGGTGCCGATTCGATCGAGCATGGCACGATCCTCGACGATGCGACGATCGCCGCGTGGGCGAAGTCGAAAACCTATTATGTCCCGACGCTGTCGACCGTGAACGGCTATAAGGAACGCATCGCCGCCAATGCCAACGCCTATGAACCCGACGTGCTCGCCAAGATCCAGTGGCGCATCGGAATTACCGGCAAGAGCCTCGAGGCGCTCGTTCCACGCGGCGTGCGCATCGCCTTCGGTACCGACGCGGGCGTCTCGAAGCACGGCCGCAACGGCGATGAATTCGAACTGATGGTCCGGCACGGCATGACCCCGGTCGAGGCGCTCAAGGCCGCGACCGTGAACGCCGCCGACCTGCTCGGCCTGTCGGATCAGATCGGCATGATCGCCCCGGGCAAGAGCGCCGACATCATCGCCGTCGCTAGCGACCCGCTCGCCGATGTGACGGTGCTGAAAAAGGTCGATTTCGTGATGGCGCGGGGCGAGGTGGTCGACTGA